A portion of the Magnolia sinica isolate HGM2019 chromosome 17, MsV1, whole genome shotgun sequence genome contains these proteins:
- the LOC131231611 gene encoding pistil-specific extensin-like protein has protein sequence MGRALALVIAACLLIGCNAMEAWKKDAKVIRVGGKVMCQDCNQSWNEWVHAATPLKGCRVAITCMERGRVVYYTSDETDEEGEFEMHVNKYINGKELNCEECRVRLMSSPDPQCNVLTNFGGGQTGVKLAQPSHVHRDLIKYTLTPFYFTSLMCDEPDTTISQDQGSNY, from the exons atgggaaGGGCATTGGCGTTGGTGATAGCCGCTTGTCTATTGATTGGGTGCAATGccatggaagcttggaaaaaAGATGCAAAAGTCATCCGAGTGGGTGGGAAGGTCATGTGCCAAGACTGCAACCAGAGCTGGAATGAATGGGTACATGCGGCCACTCCTCTCAAGG GCTGCAGGGTTGCCATAACTTGCATGGAGCGAGGAAGAGTGGTCTACTACACAAGCGATGAGACTGATGAAGAGGGTGAATTTGAGATGCATgtcaacaaatacatcaatgggAAGGAACTGAACTGTGAGGAATGTCGGGTGAGGCTAATGTCATCGCCTGACCCGCAATGCAACGTTCTCACCAATTTCGGCGGGGGCCAGACTGGCGTGAAGCTCGCTCAACCCTCTCATGTCCATCGTGATTTGATTAAGTACACACTCACCCCATTCTACTTCACATCTCTGATGTGCGATGAACCCGACACGACTATATCACAGGACCAAGGAAGCAACTACTGA